In the Hyphomonadaceae bacterium BL14 genome, one interval contains:
- a CDS encoding alpha/beta hydrolase, whose amino-acid sequence MPDVIIPGPAGRLEGKYSPAKDTGAPLALVLHAHPRGGGHMETPVSLMLYDQFKARGFSVLRFNFRGIGRSQGSYDQGLGELSDAATALDWAQAHNPGASYCWVAGHSFGAWIAMQLLMRRPEIAGFISVSPPTNMYDFTFLAPCPASGLIAHGEHDAIVPPDDMVRAMAKVRSQKGITISTEIIPGAGHLFRDHLEPLQATITTYLDKRLPEVAREKAEPGPVGKR is encoded by the coding sequence ATGCCCGACGTGATCATTCCCGGCCCCGCGGGCCGTCTTGAAGGCAAGTACAGCCCCGCCAAGGATACCGGCGCGCCGCTGGCCCTCGTGCTCCACGCCCACCCGCGCGGCGGCGGCCATATGGAGACCCCGGTCTCCCTCATGCTGTACGACCAGTTCAAGGCGCGCGGATTCTCCGTGCTGCGCTTCAATTTCCGCGGCATCGGGCGCAGCCAGGGCAGCTATGACCAGGGGCTGGGCGAGCTGTCGGACGCCGCCACGGCGCTCGACTGGGCCCAGGCGCACAATCCCGGCGCCAGCTATTGCTGGGTGGCCGGCCATTCCTTCGGCGCCTGGATCGCCATGCAGCTTTTGATGCGCCGGCCGGAGATTGCCGGCTTCATCTCGGTGTCGCCGCCCACCAACATGTATGATTTCACCTTCCTGGCGCCCTGCCCGGCCTCAGGGCTGATCGCCCACGGCGAACACGACGCCATCGTGCCGCCCGACGACATGGTGCGCGCCATGGCCAAGGTGCGCAGCCAGAAGGGCATCACCATCTCCACCGAGATCATCCCCGGCGCCGGCCACCTCTTCCGCGACCATCTCGAGCCGCTGCAAGCCACCATCACCACCTATCTCGACAAACGCCTGCCCGAAGTGGCGCGCGAGAAGGCGGAGCCGGGGCCTGTGGGGAAGCGCTAG